From the Salmo trutta chromosome 2, fSalTru1.1, whole genome shotgun sequence genome, one window contains:
- the LOC115159232 gene encoding peptide YY-like, producing the protein MANTLRPWLILVVLVLGVLVCLGTFTDAYFTKPVSPDDNAPPEEWARYNTALRHYVNLINRQRYGKRSAPESALGWLLFRDQSEGNLTQRSGGSDLG; encoded by the exons ATGGCCAACACACTGAGACCCTGGTTGATCCTTGTAGTCCTCGTCCTGGGCGTGCTGGTTTGTCTGGGCACTTTCACGGATGCCTACTTTACCAAGCCGGTGAGCCCCGATGACAACGCGCCtccggaggaatgggccagatACAACACAGCTCTGCGACACTACGTCAACCTCATCAATAGACAGAG GTATGGAAAGAGGTCTGCACCTGAGTCAGCTCTGGGGTGGTTGCTGTTCAGAGATCAGTCGGAAGGCAATTTAACACAACG TTCGGGTGGCAGTGATCTCGGATAA